One genomic segment of uncultured Desulfobacter sp. includes these proteins:
- a CDS encoding sirohydrochlorin cobaltochelatase produces MMHQYGYIGRKLRLPKLKDHPAIIIATFGSSSRGQAAMDAVEAQIAENFADHQIYWAYTSEIIRRKKGLPSLLETLAKVESDGYRKAVVQPLHVFPGTEYQQVQESSLYFPGLRVIVGETLCHRWNFIEAVLEEVSTDFLTGDNQINLLALHGTPLAADPVNMIYIGISHLVSGMYDNVYAATVEGVPNIQSVANQIKKDHARTPFTRIRLIPMMFLAGMHVEGDLMGEKESWRITFEKMGMEVDCPTITSGEQKYFKGLAFRKECIQFFCQRLNRALDIMKHY; encoded by the coding sequence ATGATGCATCAGTATGGTTACATTGGCCGCAAATTGCGGCTGCCGAAACTTAAGGATCATCCGGCAATCATTATTGCAACTTTTGGCTCGTCTTCCAGGGGGCAGGCAGCTATGGACGCTGTTGAAGCCCAGATTGCCGAAAATTTTGCCGACCATCAGATATACTGGGCATACACATCCGAGATCATCCGCAGGAAAAAAGGGCTGCCAAGTCTTCTGGAAACCCTGGCCAAAGTGGAGTCTGACGGATATCGCAAAGCTGTTGTTCAGCCGTTGCATGTTTTTCCCGGCACAGAATATCAGCAGGTCCAGGAGTCTTCTTTATATTTTCCTGGATTACGGGTGATAGTGGGTGAAACCCTGTGCCACCGGTGGAATTTTATCGAAGCGGTCCTGGAAGAGGTGTCAACGGATTTTCTCACCGGGGACAACCAGATCAACCTGCTTGCCCTGCACGGAACACCTTTGGCGGCAGATCCGGTGAACATGATCTATATAGGCATCAGTCATCTTGTCTCGGGTATGTATGACAATGTTTATGCGGCCACGGTTGAAGGGGTTCCCAATATCCAAAGCGTTGCCAACCAGATCAAAAAAGACCATGCCCGGACACCGTTTACCCGGATTCGCCTGATCCCCATGATGTTTCTGGCCGGCATGCATGTGGAAGGTGACCTTATGGGTGAAAAAGAAAGCTGGCGCATCACATTTGAAAAAATGGGAATGGAAGTGGACTGCCCCACCATCACCTCCGGGGAACAGAAATATTTCAAGGGACTTGCGTTCAGAAAAGAGTGCATCCAATTTTTCTGCCAAAGACTCAATCGGGCACTTGATATTATGAAGCATTATTAA
- a CDS encoding ATP-binding protein, which yields MINGIQDRSIEPVLRVLAQNYPVVTVTGPRQSGKTTLCRKVFPDKSYVNLEAPDLRQYALDDPRGFLNAYPDGAILDEIQRTPDMVSYIQTFVDEDPVPGKYILTGSQQFNVREALSQSLAGRTGILTLLPFDWNEVSAFADTADTDGMLLNGFYPRLHQMRLKPHQVLGDYFETYVQRDVRQLMQIRHQGLFEKFVRLCAGRIGQLLNLNSLGNETGISHTTAREWISILEASYIIFLLRPWHANISKRLVKTPKIYFWDVGLAAYLLGIQEVRHISRDPLRGNLFENMVVADIYKQYYHQGHRPGLCFFRDSTGNEVDLVVQRGNDLALVEIKSGQTVSKQFFKGLNRFKRIAQNRVRGGILIYGGTNAQARSDWPVIPVAGLGGMIRQIDQILQIEG from the coding sequence ATGATAAACGGTATTCAAGACAGATCCATTGAACCGGTGTTAAGGGTACTGGCCCAAAACTACCCGGTTGTCACAGTAACCGGTCCCAGGCAGAGCGGGAAAACCACCTTATGCCGAAAGGTCTTTCCAGATAAATCCTATGTCAATCTTGAAGCACCGGATCTTCGGCAGTATGCTCTGGATGATCCCCGGGGATTTCTTAATGCCTACCCGGACGGCGCAATATTGGATGAAATTCAGCGGACACCTGATATGGTCTCCTATATCCAGACCTTTGTGGACGAAGATCCAGTGCCGGGTAAATATATCCTCACCGGAAGTCAGCAGTTCAATGTCCGGGAAGCATTGAGCCAGTCCCTTGCGGGCCGGACAGGCATCCTGACCCTGCTGCCTTTTGACTGGAACGAAGTCAGCGCTTTTGCAGATACGGCAGATACGGACGGCATGCTACTCAATGGATTTTATCCCAGGCTCCATCAGATGCGCCTGAAGCCTCATCAGGTGCTGGGAGATTATTTCGAAACTTATGTCCAGCGTGATGTCCGGCAGCTTATGCAGATTCGGCATCAAGGCCTGTTTGAAAAGTTTGTGCGTCTTTGTGCCGGCCGCATAGGCCAACTGCTTAATCTAAACAGTCTGGGAAATGAGACCGGTATCTCCCATACAACAGCCAGGGAATGGATTTCCATTTTGGAGGCAAGCTATATTATTTTTTTATTGCGGCCATGGCATGCTAACATATCCAAGCGTCTTGTGAAGACCCCGAAAATTTATTTTTGGGATGTCGGATTGGCCGCCTATCTTCTGGGGATTCAAGAGGTACGGCACATATCCCGGGATCCATTGCGAGGCAACCTGTTTGAGAATATGGTGGTGGCGGATATATATAAACAATACTATCATCAAGGGCATCGGCCAGGGCTTTGCTTTTTCCGGGACAGTACGGGCAATGAAGTAGACTTGGTGGTGCAAAGGGGGAATGATTTGGCCCTGGTGGAAATTAAATCAGGCCAGACCGTCTCCAAGCAATTTTTCAAAGGACTGAATCGATTCAAGCGCATAGCTCAAAACCGCGTACGGGGCGGCATACTGATATACGGCGGTACAAACGCGCAGGCCCGATCTGATTGGCCGGTAATACCGGTGGCGGGTTTAGGCGGCATGATCCGCCAAATTGATCAAATTCTGCAAATTGAAGGTTAA
- a CDS encoding alpha-2-macroglobulin family protein → MENQWTEVTAPHWVTANVSLYDSGERPVVRNASWQVWPAQHLVGIRNMSGTKDDPDQVPENDTAKFEVILADTQGRLKAALGLKVTVIREHREYYWEYKNDAWHWGSNSQFYPVDRFDLDIPDQGKALVSVPVEWGGYRIEINNPATGLTSSKNIWAGWRPEGQGQKEMNRPDRVDLTLDKPGYQAGDTARVTIKAPQGGKGFLFVDGADNLLTLPIDIPARGKEIPISIDPNWTRHDLYVSALVIRPGESRNAKLPKRSVGLIHLPLDRTNRRINVDIQAPEKTEPNRRVDVAVNLTDAGGKPARHAMVTLAAVDCGILNLTQFKTPDPFGYFFQPRKYSPEIHDIYQKLIEAADGSYARMRFGGDMATLTRGGDRPSTDVQILAIHQKAVDADDQGKAVFHLDLPDFDGQVRIMAIAHTDNTFGSGDKEMTLASPIVVQATMPRFLSCEDQGFIMLELNNLTDIAQNITLETNVFGPVYFTSQTGQTIALEPHKRKTVKLPITAGTTTGRAHITCRIKGIQGPDVSPEITKTWFLETRSPYPHQNRTWQKRLTPGQSFSTSSAALNTLVPDTVTVLAGLDSEPPVNLAQHVSELLAYPYGCLEQTVSGFFPHILLSFDQFAQLGVEADTQKATNEKIRRGIQGLLEKQKSSGAFGLWNSRSPESPWLSAYATHMMVEAVDAGYEVPVSAVKKGLTRLAVYVRRPKAIRSPGWTDGKMFRAATRAYAAFVLARVNSLGLSDARNVYAYVKTNHPTPLSLVHAGTALGLSGDRTRAFEAFDLALKTRRDDERVYGGDYGSNVRDLAAAYYYITTYFADYSFRAVFLHDLAAALKERQWLSTQERNSLVMAGAAKLAHPAGAWAADVTVGNQTGAHTGKGPGRVIFTKGSAAKGFTVKNTGKSNLYLDLVLTGYPNSLPPPQSHGVSISRQFLDTNAKPVDISKLTSGDRLIVALKVESQEQQLPHALVVDMLPAGFELEDPNVSGSFPINDIEVDGKTISQWHDDCNTAHTEYRDDRFVAAMNLGYSETCRIFYAVRVVSPGVFKVPPSLVEDMYRPYIRGVGKTVGWTRVDSPGSGKN, encoded by the coding sequence GTGGAGAATCAGTGGACGGAAGTGACCGCCCCCCACTGGGTCACCGCCAATGTCAGCCTGTACGATTCCGGGGAACGCCCGGTGGTCAGAAACGCCTCCTGGCAGGTGTGGCCGGCCCAGCACCTTGTGGGCATCAGAAACATGTCCGGCACAAAAGACGATCCCGATCAGGTGCCTGAAAATGACACGGCAAAATTTGAAGTAATCCTGGCTGACACCCAGGGCCGGCTGAAGGCAGCCCTGGGCCTGAAGGTTACAGTGATCCGGGAGCACCGGGAATATTACTGGGAATATAAAAACGACGCCTGGCACTGGGGCTCCAACAGCCAGTTCTATCCCGTGGACCGGTTTGATCTTGATATTCCGGACCAGGGCAAAGCCCTGGTAAGTGTCCCCGTGGAATGGGGCGGATACCGTATTGAAATAAACAATCCCGCCACAGGCCTGACAAGTTCCAAAAACATCTGGGCCGGCTGGCGCCCCGAAGGCCAGGGACAAAAAGAGATGAACCGGCCGGACCGGGTGGATCTGACCCTGGACAAACCAGGCTACCAGGCCGGGGACACGGCCCGGGTGACGATCAAGGCCCCCCAGGGCGGAAAAGGCTTTTTATTTGTGGATGGGGCAGACAATCTTTTAACCCTGCCCATTGATATTCCTGCCCGGGGAAAAGAGATTCCCATATCCATTGATCCAAACTGGACGCGTCACGATCTGTACGTATCCGCCCTGGTAATCCGGCCCGGAGAAAGCAGGAACGCAAAGCTGCCCAAACGGTCCGTAGGACTGATCCACCTGCCCCTTGACCGCACCAATCGCCGTATAAACGTTGACATCCAGGCCCCGGAAAAAACAGAACCCAACCGCCGGGTGGATGTGGCAGTCAATCTGACTGATGCCGGCGGCAAGCCGGCCAGACATGCCATGGTTACCCTGGCTGCCGTGGATTGCGGAATTCTGAACCTGACCCAATTCAAAACCCCAGACCCCTTTGGCTACTTTTTTCAACCCCGGAAATACAGCCCCGAGATCCATGACATTTACCAGAAACTCATTGAAGCCGCAGACGGCAGCTATGCAAGGATGCGGTTTGGCGGGGATATGGCAACCCTGACCCGGGGCGGCGACCGGCCCTCAACAGATGTGCAGATCCTGGCCATTCACCAGAAGGCCGTTGACGCCGACGACCAGGGCAAAGCCGTATTCCATCTGGATCTTCCGGATTTTGACGGACAGGTGCGGATCATGGCCATTGCCCATACGGACAACACCTTTGGTTCCGGGGATAAGGAGATGACCCTGGCCTCGCCCATCGTAGTCCAGGCCACCATGCCGCGTTTTCTTTCCTGTGAAGACCAGGGCTTTATCATGCTGGAACTGAACAACCTAACAGATATTGCCCAGAATATAACCCTGGAAACAAACGTTTTCGGACCGGTGTATTTCACAAGCCAGACCGGACAAACCATTGCCCTGGAACCCCATAAACGCAAAACCGTCAAACTGCCAATTACGGCAGGAACCACGACGGGCCGGGCACACATCACCTGCCGGATAAAAGGCATCCAGGGACCGGACGTATCACCGGAGATAACCAAAACCTGGTTCCTGGAAACCCGGTCGCCCTACCCCCACCAGAACCGGACCTGGCAAAAACGGCTGACACCGGGGCAAAGCTTTTCCACGTCGTCTGCCGCCCTGAACACCCTGGTGCCGGATACGGTAACCGTGCTGGCCGGCCTGGATTCAGAGCCGCCGGTGAACCTGGCCCAGCATGTCAGTGAATTGTTGGCCTATCCCTACGGGTGCCTGGAGCAGACCGTATCAGGCTTTTTCCCCCATATACTGCTCTCCTTTGATCAGTTTGCACAATTGGGAGTTGAGGCAGACACCCAAAAAGCCACCAATGAAAAAATCAGACGCGGCATCCAGGGCCTGCTTGAAAAACAGAAAAGCTCCGGCGCCTTTGGCCTGTGGAATTCCCGCAGTCCGGAAAGCCCCTGGCTGAGCGCCTACGCCACCCATATGATGGTCGAAGCTGTGGACGCAGGTTATGAAGTGCCTGTGAGTGCGGTAAAAAAGGGCCTTACCCGCCTTGCCGTATATGTTCGCCGCCCCAAAGCCATTCGCTCACCGGGATGGACCGACGGCAAAATGTTCAGGGCTGCAACCCGGGCCTATGCCGCCTTTGTCCTTGCCCGGGTCAATTCCCTTGGCCTGTCGGATGCCAGGAATGTCTATGCCTATGTGAAAACCAACCATCCCACACCCTTGAGTCTGGTCCATGCGGGCACGGCCCTTGGGCTTTCCGGTGACCGCACCAGGGCATTTGAGGCTTTTGACCTGGCCCTCAAAACACGGCGGGATGACGAACGGGTGTATGGGGGAGACTACGGCTCCAATGTCCGGGATCTTGCTGCTGCCTACTATTATATCACCACCTATTTTGCCGACTATTCCTTCCGGGCCGTTTTTCTCCACGACCTCGCAGCCGCGCTTAAAGAACGGCAATGGCTCTCCACCCAGGAACGCAACAGCCTGGTTATGGCAGGAGCAGCCAAACTGGCCCATCCAGCCGGAGCATGGGCTGCCGATGTAACCGTGGGGAACCAAACCGGCGCCCACACCGGAAAGGGTCCGGGCCGGGTGATATTCACAAAAGGCAGCGCTGCCAAGGGATTCACCGTAAAAAATACCGGCAAGTCCAATCTTTATCTGGATCTTGTACTCACAGGATATCCCAACAGCCTGCCGCCCCCCCAAAGCCATGGTGTCAGCATATCCAGGCAGTTTCTGGACACCAATGCAAAGCCTGTGGATATTTCCAAGCTGACTTCCGGAGACCGGCTCATTGTGGCTTTGAAGGTTGAATCCCAAGAACAGCAACTGCCCCATGCCCTGGTGGTGGACATGCTGCCTGCCGGATTCGAACTGGAAGATCCCAATGTGTCGGGATCATTTCCCATTAATGATATAGAGGTGGATGGGAAAACCATTTCCCAATGGCATGACGATTGTAATACCGCCCACACCGAATACAGGGACGACAGATTTGTTGCCGCCATGAATCTTGGATATAGTGAAACCTGTCGGATTTTTTACGCCGTGCGGGTGGTCAGCCCCGGTGTTTTCAAGGTACCGCCTTCACTGGTGGAAGATATGTACCGGCCTTATATCCGGGGTGTGGGCAAAACTGTTGGCTGGACCCGTGTGGATTCTCCTGGTTCCGGTAAAAATTGA
- a CDS encoding NUDIX hydrolase — protein sequence MQTKFCTQCGHSMIRQIPQDDDHVREVCASCGHIHYENPKMVVGTVPVFQDRILMCKRNIEPRKGCWTLPAGYLENEESVQQGAVRETLEETRVEVRILSPYRMFNILFVNQIYFMFIAELLSQDFGPTTESTDVRLFSQSDIPWDEIAFDVIRQTLEDYFKDRGNAGDHAFKPEDFGFKIKDLNFSPFSGGVVTDNSF from the coding sequence ATGCAAACAAAATTCTGCACCCAGTGCGGTCATTCCATGATCCGTCAGATCCCCCAGGACGATGACCATGTCCGGGAAGTGTGCGCCTCATGCGGCCATATTCACTATGAAAATCCCAAAATGGTTGTGGGCACGGTACCTGTTTTTCAGGACAGGATTTTAATGTGCAAACGCAATATTGAGCCCCGAAAAGGGTGCTGGACCCTTCCTGCCGGATATCTTGAAAATGAGGAATCCGTCCAGCAGGGTGCCGTTCGTGAGACCTTGGAGGAGACCCGTGTCGAGGTCCGGATTTTATCGCCTTATCGGATGTTCAATATCCTTTTTGTGAATCAGATTTATTTCATGTTTATTGCGGAACTCTTATCCCAGGACTTTGGTCCCACCACTGAAAGTACGGATGTTCGCTTGTTTTCCCAATCAGATATCCCATGGGACGAAATTGCCTTTGACGTCATCCGTCAGACCCTGGAAGACTATTTCAAGGATCGCGGAAATGCCGGAGATCATGCATTTAAACCGGAGGATTTTGGGTTTAAAATTAAGGATCTTAACTTTTCTCCTTTCAGTGGGGGCGTGGTAACCGATAACTCATTTTAA
- the pbpC gene encoding penicillin-binding protein 1C, giving the protein MGKTTRHIARKAATIVGILLFVLAASGVCFIALDHLFPFGTVGRPVSCVIVDRHQAPLRAFADKNGVWRYPARPDQVSLLYLQALVAYEDRWFYYHPGINPLAICRAFFQNLTHGRIVSGGSTLTMQTARILDISKQGNRPSSSRFLPRMGVKLRQMFRALQLEYHFTKDEILGLYLTHAPFGANIEGIQAACYTWLGKDAKEMTRAEAALMAVLPQAPSRYRPDRHPGRAAKARDKVLDRMARFGTWTADQIRVAKQEPVMSFRFPTSMTAPLAARRLKAIYPDAEVIKTFIDENLQMHMADLLRAYIDRLPPKQSGAVLVVNHKTLEIEAYAGSADFFNSSRLGHVDMIQALRSPGSTLKPFIYGLSMDKGLIHSHSMLLDVPRYKKNYNPGNFTRGFSGPVTVTRALRDSLNLPAVQVLEAYGPGRFHDKLRNAGARFQFKGKPNLSMALGGVGTSLESLVTLYTAIGRGGIAGKPRLCPMEPVQERYLMSPGAAFIIRDILSRPFPGRQGVGRLSGALSIAWKTGTSYGFRDAWAMGLKGDYTVGVWIGRPDGSPSPGQYGAITALPLLGQVMASLATGTETVKPPERVSKEAICWPSGLAASGIRGRAKGACAKKFDAWILDGQIPSTITGETCLTAPLVRTFWVNSQGMRATPACGGIEKKTVALWPWQAEPFIPALWRRAAVLPKDSPTCPSIAPLVLPGIRIVSVSDNSILTCRPGQTRSPTIPLRALGGRGERQWFLNKNPLMNTDGSAPFFMPMPVPGLYHLAVVDESGSFDQVCFSVIELNP; this is encoded by the coding sequence ATGGGTAAAACAACACGGCACATTGCCAGGAAAGCAGCAACGATTGTCGGAATTCTGCTCTTTGTTCTGGCAGCAAGTGGTGTCTGCTTTATTGCACTGGATCATTTGTTCCCCTTTGGTACCGTAGGGCGTCCCGTGTCCTGCGTTATTGTGGACCGCCACCAGGCACCTTTGCGGGCCTTTGCCGACAAAAACGGGGTGTGGCGGTACCCGGCAAGACCCGACCAGGTCTCCTTGTTGTACCTTCAAGCGCTTGTGGCCTATGAAGACCGCTGGTTTTATTATCATCCCGGCATCAATCCCCTGGCCATCTGCCGGGCGTTTTTCCAGAACCTGACCCATGGCCGGATCGTATCGGGCGGATCAACACTCACCATGCAGACCGCCCGGATTCTTGATATCAGTAAACAAGGGAACCGCCCGTCATCCTCAAGATTTCTCCCGCGCATGGGTGTCAAACTGCGCCAAATGTTCAGGGCGCTTCAGCTGGAATACCACTTTACCAAGGATGAAATTCTTGGGTTATATCTTACCCATGCCCCGTTTGGCGCTAATATCGAAGGGATCCAAGCTGCCTGCTACACCTGGCTTGGCAAGGATGCAAAGGAGATGACCCGGGCCGAAGCCGCCCTGATGGCCGTACTGCCCCAGGCCCCGTCCAGATACCGGCCCGATCGTCATCCCGGCAGGGCTGCCAAAGCCCGGGACAAGGTCCTTGACCGGATGGCCCGGTTCGGCACATGGACCGCAGACCAGATCAGGGTAGCCAAGCAGGAACCGGTGATGTCCTTCAGGTTTCCCACATCCATGACAGCGCCTCTGGCGGCCCGGCGGCTGAAAGCCATTTACCCGGATGCAGAAGTTATCAAAACCTTTATTGATGAAAACCTGCAGATGCACATGGCAGACCTTTTGCGGGCATACATAGACAGGCTACCCCCCAAGCAGTCCGGCGCCGTGCTGGTGGTCAATCACAAAACCCTGGAAATTGAAGCCTATGCCGGGTCTGCAGACTTTTTCAATTCATCCCGGCTGGGCCATGTGGATATGATCCAGGCCCTGAGGTCTCCGGGCTCCACTCTAAAGCCCTTTATTTATGGTCTTTCCATGGATAAAGGCCTGATTCATTCCCATTCCATGCTCCTGGATGTACCAAGATATAAAAAAAATTATAACCCGGGCAATTTCACCCGGGGATTTTCAGGGCCTGTCACCGTAACCCGGGCGTTGCGGGATTCGTTGAATCTGCCTGCGGTCCAGGTGCTGGAAGCATATGGTCCGGGGCGTTTCCACGACAAATTGCGAAACGCAGGGGCCCGGTTTCAATTTAAAGGCAAACCCAATCTTTCCATGGCCCTGGGCGGTGTGGGCACAAGCCTGGAATCCCTGGTGACTCTGTATACGGCCATCGGGCGCGGCGGTATTGCCGGAAAGCCGCGGTTATGCCCCATGGAACCTGTGCAGGAACGGTATCTGATGAGTCCCGGTGCAGCCTTTATCATCCGGGACATCCTGTCCCGGCCTTTTCCGGGCAGACAGGGGGTAGGACGGCTGTCCGGTGCATTGTCCATAGCATGGAAAACCGGCACCAGCTACGGATTCAGGGATGCCTGGGCCATGGGCCTTAAGGGAGATTACACGGTGGGGGTATGGATCGGCCGACCCGACGGCTCCCCATCCCCGGGACAGTATGGCGCTATCACGGCGCTTCCGCTTCTTGGCCAGGTTATGGCAAGCTTAGCCACCGGTACAGAAACAGTAAAACCGCCTGAACGCGTATCAAAAGAGGCCATATGCTGGCCGTCCGGCCTTGCTGCATCCGGAATCCGGGGCCGGGCAAAGGGGGCTTGTGCCAAAAAATTTGATGCCTGGATATTGGACGGACAGATTCCGTCAACCATAACCGGAGAAACCTGTCTTACCGCCCCCCTGGTCCGGACGTTCTGGGTGAATAGCCAGGGGATGCGGGCAACACCCGCTTGCGGGGGCATTGAAAAGAAAACAGTGGCTTTATGGCCATGGCAAGCGGAGCCTTTTATCCCGGCACTTTGGCGACGGGCCGCCGTGCTGCCCAAGGATTCGCCCACCTGCCCCAGCATAGCGCCCCTGGTTCTGCCTGGGATACGGATTGTTTCGGTGTCAGACAACAGTATCCTGACCTGCCGGCCGGGGCAGACCCGTTCTCCCACCATCCCCTTAAGGGCCCTGGGCGGCAGGGGCGAACGCCAATGGTTCCTGAATAAAAACCCCCTGATGAATACTGACGGATCAGCCCCATTTTTTATGCCCATGCCGGTTCCAGGACTGTATCATCTGGCCGTGGTGGATGAGTCCGGCAGTTTTGACCAGGTCTGTTTTTCCGTCATTGAACTTAACCCATGA
- a CDS encoding MG2 domain-containing protein: protein MKHFRLIFLPVIFFCLLLFAFQVIAQSAELEARFAGQQTVDGQNALAVTFSLPLDATQDLSTYFSIVEDADETPVDGAWILAKDTKVAYFTQIKPDTAYTINVAKGLAPTQGEALAENVIYEVTTRSAEPMIAFGSTGFILATDLTKGLPVDSLNIKQADIDFFRVRPDRLTDFKDEFWDSTYLRYYRSDELTDIADIIYTGRWDLDIKKDLRTRFNIPITHIRELKKPGIYIAVLRGAGRYRHGYRMTWFSISDLGVHARVYETSIKFFIQSLSTAKPIKKAVIKGLDEDGKVLFEQSTDKEGLCIIKGHFEKLSLVSVSRKNHISLMAMDTPALDLSEFAMGDALFRPLDLFVYGPRDIYRPGETVVIDGILKNQDGRPAPEIKVATKVVQPDGKTIREFTWKPGKGNHFNTNFQLPANALTGKWRVKFSNGDDKFKDYPFLVSEFLPERMKLVIAQTGDNILTPDKNLAIHIQGDFLYGAPASGSRANAVIHVKPARDLFKKTLPGFEFGAGTDLVNTTFTCDDIRLDDTEKALLTWRISGRK, encoded by the coding sequence ATGAAACATTTTCGCCTGATTTTTTTACCGGTAATCTTCTTTTGTTTGCTCCTTTTCGCATTTCAGGTTATAGCCCAAAGCGCTGAACTTGAAGCCCGGTTTGCCGGTCAGCAGACCGTGGACGGACAAAACGCCCTAGCCGTCACCTTTTCTTTACCCCTGGATGCGACACAGGACTTAAGCACGTATTTCAGTATTGTTGAAGACGCCGACGAGACCCCTGTGGACGGCGCCTGGATCCTGGCCAAGGATACCAAGGTGGCCTATTTCACCCAGATAAAACCAGACACCGCCTATACCATCAATGTGGCAAAAGGACTGGCACCGACCCAGGGTGAGGCCCTGGCCGAGAACGTTATATATGAGGTAACCACCCGGTCGGCGGAACCCATGATCGCATTCGGTTCCACAGGATTCATTCTGGCCACGGACCTGACCAAGGGGCTACCCGTAGACAGCCTGAACATCAAACAGGCGGACATTGATTTTTTCAGAGTGCGCCCGGACCGGCTGACAGATTTCAAAGATGAATTCTGGGATTCCACATATTTAAGGTATTACCGGTCTGATGAGCTGACGGACATCGCAGATATTATCTATACCGGCCGCTGGGATCTGGACATTAAAAAGGATTTGCGCACCCGGTTCAACATCCCCATCACCCATATCAGGGAACTTAAAAAGCCTGGTATTTATATTGCCGTACTCCGGGGTGCAGGCCGTTATCGTCACGGCTACCGCATGACCTGGTTTTCCATTTCCGACTTAGGGGTACATGCCAGGGTATATGAGACCTCCATTAAATTTTTTATTCAGAGTCTTTCAACGGCAAAACCAATTAAAAAGGCCGTTATCAAAGGATTGGACGAGGATGGCAAGGTCCTGTTTGAGCAGTCAACAGATAAAGAAGGCCTGTGCATTATAAAAGGACACTTTGAAAAACTGTCACTGGTGTCTGTTTCCAGAAAAAATCATATCAGCCTGATGGCCATGGATACCCCGGCCCTTGATCTGTCGGAATTTGCCATGGGCGATGCCCTGTTCAGGCCCCTGGATCTGTTTGTATACGGACCCAGGGACATTTACCGTCCCGGGGAAACCGTTGTGATTGACGGCATTTTAAAAAACCAAGACGGTCGACCGGCGCCTGAAATAAAAGTGGCAACCAAGGTGGTTCAGCCCGACGGGAAAACCATTCGCGAATTTACCTGGAAGCCGGGCAAAGGCAACCATTTCAACACCAATTTTCAGTTGCCCGCCAATGCGCTGACAGGGAAATGGCGGGTGAAATTTTCAAACGGCGATGACAAGTTTAAAGATTATCCCTTTCTTGTATCCGAGTTTCTGCCCGAGCGCATGAAACTGGTCATAGCCCAGACAGGCGACAATATTTTGACCCCGGATAAAAACCTTGCCATCCATATCCAGGGTGATTTTCTGTACGGGGCACCTGCAAGCGGCAGCCGGGCCAATGCCGTGATCCATGTAAAACCGGCACGGGATCTGTTCAAAAAGACCCTGCCCGGTTTTGAATTCGGTGCCGGCACCGACCTTGTCAACACCACATTCACCTGTGACGACATCCGCCTGGACGACACGGAAAAGGCGTTATTGACGTGGAGAATCAGTGGACGGAAGTGA
- a CDS encoding helix-turn-helix transcriptional regulator: MTTKYGLKEMEKEYGPLTFGKALEAHRKGEEMTLKQFAKILGITPSSLCDLEKGRRIPSVKRAAKIARIIGMSEKTWVKFAIQDMIREANLEYNVSVA, from the coding sequence ATGACTACTAAATATGGTTTAAAAGAAATGGAAAAAGAGTATGGCCCATTGACATTCGGTAAAGCTCTTGAGGCACATCGGAAGGGTGAAGAAATGACTCTAAAACAATTTGCCAAAATTTTAGGAATAACTCCTTCCAGTCTTTGTGATTTGGAAAAAGGCCGCAGGATTCCATCAGTAAAAAGGGCGGCAAAGATTGCCCGTATTATCGGCATGTCTGAAAAAACCTGGGTTAAATTCGCTATACAAGATATGATTCGAGAAGCAAATCTTGAATATAATGTGTCTGTAGCATAA